Proteins from a genomic interval of Phyllopteryx taeniolatus isolate TA_2022b chromosome 3, UOR_Ptae_1.2, whole genome shotgun sequence:
- the slc20a1a gene encoding sodium-dependent phosphate transporter 1-A isoform X2: MDSSTLLPTTAAQASEPDMSAYLWLLILGFVIGFVLAFSVGANDVANSFGTAVGSGVVTLRQACVLATVFETVGSVLLGAKVSETIRKGIIDVQMYNGSEHVLMAGSISTMCGSAVWQLAASFLRLPISGTHCIVGATVGFSMVARGHHGVKWVELLRIVASWFLSPLLSGILSGILFYFVRKFILNKADPLPNGLQALPVFYSITVGINVLSIMFTGAPMLGFDRLPWWGTLCISLGCGVVTALLVWFVVCPRLKRKIKRAAPCEAPLMEKNAQAVAAASPHHPQPRCPPKDTQNVAFKLGGSEEADLDMEAKDSDVSNGLDSNVGPVTITDPHSGGLHAIQKDSGLYKDLLHKLHMAKVGDCIGDGDAEEMPLRRNNSYTSYTMAIYGIQGEAKNVDNDDWRRRSRVDSYSSSNSAMSRGSSVKEASVTQEAAWESPPEEDELELDQPAVSSLFQFLQILTACFGSFAHGGNDVSNAIGPLVALWFLYESGSVASNAPTPIWVLLYGGVGICAGLWVWGRRVIQTMGKNLTPITPSSGFSIELASALTVVVASNVGLPVSTTHCKVGSVVAVGWLRSRKSVDWHLFRNIFIAWFVTVPIAGLISAAIMALFIYVIL, translated from the exons ATGGATTCCAGCACACTGCTGCCAACCACGGCGGCTCAGGCCTCTGAGCCGGACATGTCCGCTTACTTGTGGCTCTTGATATTGGGCTTTGTAATTGGCTTCGTCCTGGCTTTTTCCGTCGGGGCCAACGACGTGGCCAACTCCTTCGGCACGGCGGTCGGCTCCGGGGTGGTCACCTTGCGACAGGCCTGCGTCCTGGCGACCGTCTTTGAGACGGTGGGCTCGGTCCTGCTGGGGGCCAAAGTCAGCGAGACCATCCGGAAGGGCATCATTGACGTCCAGATGTACAACGGCTCTGAACACGTCCTTATGGCGGGGTCGATAAGCACAATGTGCG GCTCTGCCGTGTGGCAGTTGGCGGCATCATTCCTGAGGCTGCCCATTTCTGGAACTCACTGCATTGTTGGAGCCACAGTAGGTTTTTCCATGGTAGCCAGGGGTCATCATGGGGTCAAATGGGTGGAGCTTCTCCGCATAG tggcTTCCTGGTTCCTGTCGCCATTGCTGTCTGGCATCTTGTCAGggattctcttttattttgttcGCAAATTCATTCTCAATAAG GCTGACCCGCTGCCCAATGGCCTCCAAGCTCTTCCGGTGTTCTACTCAATCACTGTGGGGATCAACGTGCTCTCCATCATGTTTACAGGAGCACCGA TGTTGGGATTTGACAGGCTGCCATGGTGGGGTACGCTGTGCATCTCGCTAGGATGTGGTGTCGTCACAGCATTGCTCGTTTGGTTTGTCGTCTGTCCACGACTGAAGAGGAAAATCAAAC GTGCTGCTCCCTGTGAGGCTCCTCTGATGGAGAAGAACGCTCAAGCAGTGGCCGCAGCTTCGCCCCACCACCCTCAACCTCGGTGCCCTCCAAAAGACACTCAGAATGTGGCTTTTAAACTCGGAGGCTCAGAAGAGGCTGACCTGGACATGGAAGCCAAAGACTCGGATGTCAGTAATG GACTAGATAGCAATGTCGGTCCCGTGACGATCACAGACCCTCACAGCGGAGGACTGCACGCAATCCAGAAAGACTCGGGTCTCTACAAAGACCTGCTCCACAAGCTGCACATGGCGAAGGTGGGCGACTGCATCGGTGACGGTGACGCAGAGGAGATGCCCCTTCGGAGAAACAACAGCTACACCTCCTACACCATGGCCATCTACGGCATCCAGGGAGAAGCTAAGAACGTGGACAACGACGACTGGAGGAGGCGGTCCCGAGTGGACAGCTACAGCAGCTCCAATTCGGCAATGAGCAGAGGAAGTTCAGTCAAGGAAGCCAGCGTGACGCAGGAGGCTGCTTGGGAGAGTCCTCCCGAGGAAGATGAGCTCGAGCTCGACCAACCAGCCGTTTCCTCCCTTTTTCAGTTCCTGCAGATACTAACGGCGTGCTTTGGCTCCTTTGCACATGGTGGGAATGATGTCAG CAATGCTATTGGTCCCCTTGTGGCCCTGTGGTTTTTGTACGAGAGCGGTTCTGTTGCATCCAATGCACCGACTCCTATCTGGGTCCTTCTCTACGGCGGCGTAGGCATCTGCGCGGGGCTCTGGGTATGGGGCCGCAGGGTGATTCAGACCATGGGCAAAAACCTTACGCCCATTACACCCTCTAG CGGCTTCAGCATCGAGCTGGCCTCCGCCCTAACAGTTGTTGTGGCGTCGAATGTCGGGCTTCCTGTCAGCACCACACACTGCAAG GTGGGATCTGTGGTAGCTGTGGGATGGCTTCGCTCAAGGAAATCAGTGGACTGGCATTTGTTCCGGAACATTTTCATTGCCTGGTTCGTCACTGTTCCCATCGCTGGTCTCATCAGCGCTGCCATCATGGCTCTCTTCATTTACGTCATTCTGTGA
- the slc20a1a gene encoding sodium-dependent phosphate transporter 1-A isoform X1, translating to MDSSTLLPTTAAQASEPDMSAYLWLLILGFVIGFVLAFSVGANDVANSFGTAVGSGVVTLRQACVLATVFETVGSVLLGAKVSETIRKGIIDVQMYNGSEHVLMAGSISTMCGSAVWQLAASFLRLPISGTHCIVGATVGFSMVARGHHGVKWVELLRIVASWFLSPLLSGILSGILFYFVRKFILNKADPLPNGLQALPVFYSITVGINVLSIMFTGAPMLGFDRLPWWGTLCISLGCGVVTALLVWFVVCPRLKRKIKQEKIGAAPCEAPLMEKNAQAVAAASPHHPQPRCPPKDTQNVAFKLGGSEEADLDMEAKDSDVSNGLDSNVGPVTITDPHSGGLHAIQKDSGLYKDLLHKLHMAKVGDCIGDGDAEEMPLRRNNSYTSYTMAIYGIQGEAKNVDNDDWRRRSRVDSYSSSNSAMSRGSSVKEASVTQEAAWESPPEEDELELDQPAVSSLFQFLQILTACFGSFAHGGNDVSNAIGPLVALWFLYESGSVASNAPTPIWVLLYGGVGICAGLWVWGRRVIQTMGKNLTPITPSSGFSIELASALTVVVASNVGLPVSTTHCKVGSVVAVGWLRSRKSVDWHLFRNIFIAWFVTVPIAGLISAAIMALFIYVIL from the exons ATGGATTCCAGCACACTGCTGCCAACCACGGCGGCTCAGGCCTCTGAGCCGGACATGTCCGCTTACTTGTGGCTCTTGATATTGGGCTTTGTAATTGGCTTCGTCCTGGCTTTTTCCGTCGGGGCCAACGACGTGGCCAACTCCTTCGGCACGGCGGTCGGCTCCGGGGTGGTCACCTTGCGACAGGCCTGCGTCCTGGCGACCGTCTTTGAGACGGTGGGCTCGGTCCTGCTGGGGGCCAAAGTCAGCGAGACCATCCGGAAGGGCATCATTGACGTCCAGATGTACAACGGCTCTGAACACGTCCTTATGGCGGGGTCGATAAGCACAATGTGCG GCTCTGCCGTGTGGCAGTTGGCGGCATCATTCCTGAGGCTGCCCATTTCTGGAACTCACTGCATTGTTGGAGCCACAGTAGGTTTTTCCATGGTAGCCAGGGGTCATCATGGGGTCAAATGGGTGGAGCTTCTCCGCATAG tggcTTCCTGGTTCCTGTCGCCATTGCTGTCTGGCATCTTGTCAGggattctcttttattttgttcGCAAATTCATTCTCAATAAG GCTGACCCGCTGCCCAATGGCCTCCAAGCTCTTCCGGTGTTCTACTCAATCACTGTGGGGATCAACGTGCTCTCCATCATGTTTACAGGAGCACCGA TGTTGGGATTTGACAGGCTGCCATGGTGGGGTACGCTGTGCATCTCGCTAGGATGTGGTGTCGTCACAGCATTGCTCGTTTGGTTTGTCGTCTGTCCACGACTGAAGAGGAAAATCAAAC AGGAAAAAATAGGTGCTGCTCCCTGTGAGGCTCCTCTGATGGAGAAGAACGCTCAAGCAGTGGCCGCAGCTTCGCCCCACCACCCTCAACCTCGGTGCCCTCCAAAAGACACTCAGAATGTGGCTTTTAAACTCGGAGGCTCAGAAGAGGCTGACCTGGACATGGAAGCCAAAGACTCGGATGTCAGTAATG GACTAGATAGCAATGTCGGTCCCGTGACGATCACAGACCCTCACAGCGGAGGACTGCACGCAATCCAGAAAGACTCGGGTCTCTACAAAGACCTGCTCCACAAGCTGCACATGGCGAAGGTGGGCGACTGCATCGGTGACGGTGACGCAGAGGAGATGCCCCTTCGGAGAAACAACAGCTACACCTCCTACACCATGGCCATCTACGGCATCCAGGGAGAAGCTAAGAACGTGGACAACGACGACTGGAGGAGGCGGTCCCGAGTGGACAGCTACAGCAGCTCCAATTCGGCAATGAGCAGAGGAAGTTCAGTCAAGGAAGCCAGCGTGACGCAGGAGGCTGCTTGGGAGAGTCCTCCCGAGGAAGATGAGCTCGAGCTCGACCAACCAGCCGTTTCCTCCCTTTTTCAGTTCCTGCAGATACTAACGGCGTGCTTTGGCTCCTTTGCACATGGTGGGAATGATGTCAG CAATGCTATTGGTCCCCTTGTGGCCCTGTGGTTTTTGTACGAGAGCGGTTCTGTTGCATCCAATGCACCGACTCCTATCTGGGTCCTTCTCTACGGCGGCGTAGGCATCTGCGCGGGGCTCTGGGTATGGGGCCGCAGGGTGATTCAGACCATGGGCAAAAACCTTACGCCCATTACACCCTCTAG CGGCTTCAGCATCGAGCTGGCCTCCGCCCTAACAGTTGTTGTGGCGTCGAATGTCGGGCTTCCTGTCAGCACCACACACTGCAAG GTGGGATCTGTGGTAGCTGTGGGATGGCTTCGCTCAAGGAAATCAGTGGACTGGCATTTGTTCCGGAACATTTTCATTGCCTGGTTCGTCACTGTTCCCATCGCTGGTCTCATCAGCGCTGCCATCATGGCTCTCTTCATTTACGTCATTCTGTGA
- the vgll4l gene encoding vestigial like 4 like — MAVANFHYITRMSSGFKVYILEGQPHQRSEDRFRHMTNERTGTPTVYPKRKRSHERCLTLEERRERVLSRSNGKAAQKAAPVALNSPQSPTSTWSPTPSSSSPLPSHVYYTPVLDEPLALIKKPRKDPESTEGKAKNAGTSQSQIRPSVITCVSSLRKPTGSSDVHQSPSSVISKCNYDHVVEEHFQRSLGANYQKSHSQQLSISVSVDDHFAKALGDKWLQIKSKSSSCSSTPPSSPSMTHSPAYMQSPHSSIKESASKSPPASSHWSVN, encoded by the exons ATGGCTGTGGCCAACTTCCACTACATTACTCGCATGAGCAGCGGCTTCAAGGTCTACATTTTAGAGG gtcaGCCTCACCAGAGGAGCGAGGACAGATTCAGACATATGACAAACGAGCGGACCGGAACCCCAACAGTTTATCCCAAACGCAAGCGCAGCCATGAAAGATGTCTCACTTTGGAGGAAAG GCGTGAGAGGGTGCTGAGCAGAAGCAATGGCAAAGCTGCGCAGAAAGCAGCACCGGTGGCGTTGAATAGCCCCCAAAGTCCCACTTCCACCTGGAGCCCAACACCCAGTTCCAGCAGCCCTCTGCCCTCTCATGTGTACTACACCCCAGTCCTGGATGAACCTCTTGCCCTCATCAAGAAACCCAGAAAGGACCCGGAGAGCACAGAAGGGAAGGCCAAAAACGCCGGCACAAGTCAGAGCCAG ATACGTCCCTCTGTGATCACTTGTGTCTCCTCATTAAGAAAGCCCACCGGGAGCTCCGATGTCCACCAGAGTCCGTCATCAG TCATCTCCAAATGCAACTACGACCACGTGGTTGAGGAGCATTTCCAGAGGAGCCTGGGAGCAAATTACCAGAAAAGTCACTCCCAGCAGCTCTCCATCAGCGTGTCGGTCGATGACCATTTCGCCAAGGCCTTGGGAGATAAGTGGCTGCAGATTAAGTCCAAGTCGTCCTCCTGCTCATCCACACCCCCCAGCAGTCCGAGCATGACTCACTCCCCGGCCTACATGCAAAGCCCACATTCGTCCATTAAAGAATCCGCAAGCAAATCGCCGCCGGCCTCCAGCCACTGGTCGGTCAATTAA